DNA sequence from the Salmo trutta chromosome 28, fSalTru1.1, whole genome shotgun sequence genome:
GCATGCCCATCTTCACTGATCTAACACAACCCTATCCGACTAAAAACCTGGAGTGTTGCCTCCCTATCCTCACCCCAACCCCTTTACCCCATCTACACCCCAACCCCCTACCCTCTATCCTATACCCTTACCTGCCCAAAGCCCACCCATGCCCTTACCTCTTACCCCAGCCATACCTACATCCCCACTGGgcaaacactggttgaatcaacgttgtttccacgtcatttcaatgaaatggcGTGGAACCAATGTGGGAATAgaagttgaattgacgtctgtgcccagtgggtgccCACCTACACCTCACCCACATGCTTCTGTGGTGACAGGTCTGGTCCTTGTGTCAATGTGGATGTGTGAAGGGAAGACTTGgtgtggctgaggaggagaggggaggttaGTGGGACTGTTGGAGCAGGCCCCGTTCGCCTCTATCAAACACAATGTCCAATTCAGTATACAGAGTGTGAGGTTGGAGGGAGAGGAGTCTCGTTGCATGTTGAGGTTGAAGGTTGTGAacctgtctgtgtatgtgtgtgtatgggtgtgtgtacaGTTTGTGTATAAATACATGTCTGAATCTGCATGTTTAGTCAGTGTGTCTCAATGTGAGTGTTAGTTAGTgagtctgtgtgagtgagtgtatgtgtgttgaCGGGTTGGGGGCAGCACGGGGGTTGGTCGACACAGGGCCTGTCCCTCATCCCTCGTCCCCAGATAGGGACAGGCTTATAGGGCTTGTGTCTTGAGCTCGATGGGCTCCCCGCGGGTGTCCTGCTGGGTCTCCGTCTCGGGGGGTCGGCTGCCCTTCAGTGTGGCCAGGCGCTCAGACAGACCGCGCATGCGGGGAAACAGCATGAAATCGTACAGAAGAGCGCCCATAGCACCTCCTATCATGGGACCCACCCAGTAcacctgacacaacacacacacaaaggttagCATGAAGATATGGCACGAGCAACTTGTATTGTTGTCGCTGATATAGTTTTGGCATTACCTATACTCTTAACTACTATAAGATCATAGAATCCACCATTGTCATTTGATTATTTGATCTATTCTATGAATATTTCAGAGGCTGCATTATGGTGTATGACTGTGTGTTTCTCACCCAGTGGTTTACAAAATTCCTGAAGAGTACAGCGGGGGCGAAAGACCTGGCAGGGTTCATTCCAGCACCAGTGTAGTACATCTATAGCAGAGAAGGACAACCGGGCGCTCAGAATGAAATACGTATTTCTGTTGTacacaatgctgttttttgtGTGTATTCCACTATGAGTACTTTTTGGTCGTTGCGTGTGTGTTcccctatctgtgtgtgtgtgtgtgagttactcTGAGTATGTGTTACtctgagtgtgtgttagtgtcaGTGTGTTGCTCACCCCCATGAGGTGTCCGACGGTGACAGCGAAGCCGATGGACAGGGCAGCAGAGCCCATGCGTCCGTTCCTCCTCTCATCCGTCACGGCAAAGATACAAATCACCAGCTGCATGGTCAGAAACACCTCTACTGTGGTGCCCATGCCCAGGCTGATGCCAGGCTGCAGCTGGAGACAGCCAGAGGAAAAATATATCAATCAAACTTGAGGACAAGTCATTTTTGTAAAATAAGTCTGTCCTCTTTCTAATAAAGTGTGTATTGTTTGCGCAATTAGATGTGGTTTTCAAGTTAGGTTTGTAACAGGACATGTCAGTAATGACTCAATCAAAGATGTAACAGAAATCAACCCaaactgttttttgttttttaatcaaTTCTTTCAGTGGCCTCACCGCTATAGCCTCAGTTTTACATAACACTGATGGCTTGGATTGTTCTCATTGTACAGTAGCAACTGTAGTTACCAGAAGGTTCCGCGATGATTCCCTAATCCCTGTCCATCTCTACCCTTTCTAAATCCCCAATTCCATTCAAGAAGCCTACCGAACCTAAACAATTATCAAACCCTATCAACATTGTTGACTGTTGTtgatatatataatattattttGATGATTTGTGCTGACAAgggtccaaaatggcaccctattccctatatagtgcacgtaTTTTGCAGTGCACCATAAAgggaatatagggaataggcccaGTACTTTTAGAGATGTGGGTGAGTGGTATCTTACCATGTTGAGAGCCATGTTACCCCTCATGTTTTTTGGGGTGACCCCATAGAGCACGGCGGCCCCGGCCATGGCCCCCAGAAACTGGGCAGCCCAGTAGAAAAAAGCGCGGAACAGGGACATCTGGGAGCCTACCAGATAGGCGAAGGTGACGGCCGGGTTAATGTGGCCGCCGCTGATGTGGCCGATGGACTGGATGATGGTGGCAGCCGCCAAGCCGAAGCACAGCGCCACGTGCAGGATGTGGTGAGGCCCAGTGGTCCAGCGCAGCGCAGCGCCTATGCCGAAAAACACAAAGAACATGGTACCGAAGAACTCAGCGAAGACCGCCCGCCAAAACGCCATGGACCGGAACTCCCACATGCTGGCCGTTTACTGGACGCTCCTCAAAACGGAAAATGTTCTTGGGAAAAAAGTTGTTGGGGTGAATCTAGAAAAAGCTTGTACCTTCTAAAAGTCTAGGTGATTTTTTTGCAGTTTcagatgcaaaaaaaaaaaaaaagtgatttcCCTTTGGCAGTCAGCTAGCTGGGCTGACCTAAACGTTGTCTCACTGAGCCAATCAGTTGGAAGACAAACAGTTTAAAAAGTCGACAGAGGAATCCACCGACAGATCGATTTCTAATCTACGAACGATCTGGAGTTGGCGCGCAGGCAGTCAAACATCAACTCAGCTTTGCTTGCCTCCACTAGCCGCCTGTCGTAGAGacataggggtgtgtgtgtgtggggggggagtgTGTGTCTCGGGAATAGTTGTCAAGAGGTGTGCATTGATGCTAGAGGAGTGGTTCTAGAATAGAGACAGGGATAGACGGAGTGTCCTGTGGACGTTTTAGCCTCTCTGACGGAGGGGAGAGGGCCCGCCGGGGGCTTTATAACACCCCCCCAGGGGCCCCGAGTGACGCCATAATCCCCCCTCTGGgccaggggtgggggggggggggcggacatACAGGACGGCCCGAAATCAAACAAACTTAACCCCTCTGTCGCCCCCCCACAATAGACAGAGCGGGAATGAGAGGGGGACTATCAGGGGAGAGGGTGACtgtgaggagagaagggaggggggtgagagagtaagagaggaagagaaaataGTGAGAGTGAGAGCGAcatgagagggaggagggaatcAAGAGAGAGCAAGTGACTGGGTGAGTAAGAACTAGGTATGGAAATTGACCCCACAGAAGTGATGAGGGGAGTTTGTCTAGTTGGCATAGTGGTACAGTACGTCATCTGTTGACATGTTATAACCATGATAAGAAGTGCTGGGGACAAGTGCTGATGGCAgagaatggacacacacacacacacagataatacAGTgatccatgggggggggggggggggggggggggcaggggggggcAGACGGAAGAGCCTAACGCCAACAGTGTGCGGAATTAACATGTAGACTGAAATGGCTGACCTTGTGAAACCATTGTCTTAGCATCGAGCATGTACGCCGCATGTGAACAGCGGAGCTGCTTGGTCGTTAGAAATTGTGTTTGTAGCCGTCATTCGTAACTGATAAAATGACGACGCGTGTTGTGCACAGAAGGGGAGGGAAAACAAATGAAGAGTTAACATGATCAGCTGTGGATTAGTATcatgtctgtgtgtcagtctggATCTGTAACATCTACTGGGTAGAGGTGAATGCACTCTCACAAAGCAGTGCATTTAATCACTGACCTCAAATCCAAACGGCGTTGCTAACAGAGGTATTAAGCGTACGTTAGGAGTTATAAGAAATACTTAGGGGCTGTGAGCGTAACATTGGGGTTGGGAGCGCGACATTGGGACCTTAAATGTCTCTGCATATAATGTACAATCATAGGGCACTTCTTAGAGGTAATGAACTTGACATTGACACCCAAAGCACAGGACAGAGGCATGCATATGAACATATGAACATATAAACGTTGACTACTGCTGCAAAGTGGTTGGAAACAAATACGTttaaaaaaaacgaacaaaatgaGTCTAACTGTAAATATCAGCCCTTCCAAAACAGTCAGGTATAATTTAGACACATGTAGCCGTTTTCTCTCTTccacgctctccctctctctaggaGGTGCTGGGATGTTCAGTGGAGAATTGATTAGGCAGAGGTTTGTATTGTGTATGAGGGTGTGTGCCAGGCAGGAGGGGTGAGAGGCAGGGTGGCCCGCTAGCAGCCAAAGCCCTGAAAAATCCCTGTATGGGGCTGGGGAAAGGGGGagggacagggcaggacaggagtGGGGGACAGGGGAAACAGGGGTTATTGAGCTCCTACACCGGAGCATCGAGCTGACCAGTCCAGAGCCATCACTGGGCAGAGTGGGCTTTAAATGGAGAACGCTGAGCTCAGCATTTCAACTctctaaaaacacacacaatgcaaaatGCTGGCGGCACAAGGCAGTTATTTCCTATTGTCTGTTATGGGGAGTGAGAGTgttatgtgtgcgtgtgtagattAGAAAGCAGATCCATGTGTGTTAGAAACTGAAGGTGCATTCGTATGAGCGTGCATGTTAGACGATGTCTGCGCACACACATTTgagtgagagcgtgtgtgtgtgtgct
Encoded proteins:
- the LOC115166172 gene encoding lens fiber major intrinsic protein-like — protein: MWEFRSMAFWRAVFAEFFGTMFFVFFGIGAALRWTTGPHHILHVALCFGLAAATIIQSIGHISGGHINPAVTFAYLVGSQMSLFRAFFYWAAQFLGAMAGAAVLYGVTPKNMRGNMALNMLQPGISLGMGTTVEVFLTMQLVICIFAVTDERRNGRMGSAALSIGFAVTVGHLMGMYYTGAGMNPARSFAPAVLFRNFVNHWVYWVGPMIGGAMGALLYDFMLFPRMRGLSERLATLKGSRPPETETQQDTRGEPIELKTQAL